The genomic window aaatactttaatacagcattcactgattaaaataaggtcacataaacttaattattagtttctcatccctgcccacatcaccatttttcttacctcatcaaggattttttgcaccactggtggctaagggaggccaattaacaccttttagttagtaccttgctagagcagtctaagaaaatcacattttgagtcattttaaCTAGTTAactcagctatctagttagtaaaaaataaataaaaatccgccctcctgcactgctattttgcttacaggaggatgagaaactaataattaagctTATGTGACCTAATTGttagaaatgttgctaacctaggagtacaatgggaacactgaagagcataataggtgaaaaatttcagaaaacatttggagcaaaattttgagcatatttgaatTATCTAAGATTTGTGGAGACCTCATTGAGAATTATATTCTCTTGAACGGCTACTACAATATTGACTGGTCTAATCTTTTTACACTAAGTACTGTACACCACATAAGAGGCCATCACttgaaacttaaaaaaaaacaacaaccagACTGAGGAGTGGAATTACTTACCATCCGACATAGTCTCAGCACCTATATCTTCctttaaacaaaaacttgatgAGTTCTGGGAAGTTACAAGACATGGAATTATGAACAAAGGCCTGGAGCCTAAACTTTTATTTTTGAACAATTGTGTATGTATATctataaataagtaaataatttAACACTCCACGTCCTATGTATTAACAGTGTCTACACACTGTAATTTTTGCCCTTCTGCATAGATTGGCACAATTTGCGCCAGTGTACCATTAGTGCCCACAACCAAGTCTATGGTCATGTGGGCCTGATTTGATTGTGTGCTTTTGTAGTTAAACTGTAACAATGGTTAGTAAATTATTTTCCAGATGATTTTTAACATTGATAACCCTACCTATGTTTGGGGGGAACTATAGAGGTtcatttttcattgccaaccctataAGTGGTCTGCGTTGTAagtagttagttagttagttcaGCTATGAGCCTAAACACGGCATACAATGATCATGTACATTTAATATTCCTAGTACACTAACTGTGGAGAGTTCTTAATAGTGTTGTAtgtgctgactgttctattagaatatagtGATCTCAAAAAATTTGCTAAGGGGGAAACATGTGCCCCCCTTATGGGTCCCCTACTGTTTCAATTTGGACTGGGCCTGAGAAAACAGGACATACAAGCAAAAAATACTGACGTTGACATATCTCAGAATAAAATAACAtagtatatttgcattctgtaacttgcattataagGGTTTGTTTAAGAACTAAAATTGTATGGCCGTAGCATAATGGTTTAAAAAGTTATGGGCTATAAAAGTTTGAGAAAGTAAGCAAAGATTATGTTCCTACAAGTCCTGTTTTTTGTTGGCCTGGTCACCTATCCAGTTACAATAATGTTTTAATCAACATCATCCCTGTCATCTCCTACAGGTGATATATCATCATCAACATCTGATAGTGGTAAGTGATTAAGTATATTGTACTTTATTCAATCATTGTAATACTTGTTATAGGCTCCAGTCTGGTTATAATCATCATCATAGTAGCCGTCATAGCTGTAATCATGTTTATTGGATTATTTGTATTTTTGCTGTATAAGTTTAAAAGGTAAGAATTTGAatgtttacatatatatatatatatatacaaaatttATTATATTGATAATATCTTTGTGCATTATGTATAcatttgtgtatatatgtgataCTATCTAAGTTCAGAGGGGGAAGTGTGTTTTATAGTCTCAAAGTGTGCTATAAGTAATATGACCACAATGGATTTACTGATATTCCCAAGCCTaagggccacaggcccaaggGAACAGGCATATACAGGCAAATCCTGAGTGGCCATGGTGTAAgttatatataccactctggtatgctaATATATGAAGAAAGACAAAACTACAtccaccacattacttttatacagaggttcgcaaacattgattgtgggtttaaattacggacacaaaaagaaatgattgtgggttttgctacattagtcaggttcactatgtcaaaaaatacactttcgttcaaagtttatggggattagcaaactTACAcattttggaaagcttagagcatgaggaatctgaaaatcaatgtttacatttcctcagattcctgcaaggtcagcatttttttaatttcaaagtgacagctaaAAATAACAAATTTCTAATATATCAAGTTTaattttgacataaaagtttgaTAAATggactcaacaaattctctggtggcATTTTTACATCTCTATTCATTAGAAGTGACAGTTAACCATGAATAATTGAAAGTTTTTGTAAAGGGAATAGAAGAACGCCCATTATATgctgcaataattcaggaataatttacAGCAAAAAAAGTTAACGAATATTCTGgagtataactggtgcaaagtgtAATTGGTGCAATATATAATTTgacttctaataaaacagttcaagcctgaaaatttatatactctaatagagcagtcacatgcaGTAAACTTTTGAATCtattttttttgctaatgtgTTTATGCATGCTTACTAGAtaaattttgaaagaatttttaTTTTCAATGACAGTAGTTGGAATTTGCTTAATAGTTTTAAAATTACAATTGGCAAGAATGAATTCACGCTGATCACCAAGAACAATTGTTTTGCACCAGACAGACTTGCACCAACAAGTCAATCTTGAAAATTAGTATCCACTGTAAATTCAATGAAAATTTGCTTTTCAGATTGGATATCAGACATATTCAAATAATCCAAAGATTGCCATTGTCAACAAATTGATTCTTATCCAAAAATAAACAAAGGACATTTGGCACATCTAGCCAAGACATTTTTAATGACTGGCTCACAAGTAACTGCTTTAAGCATAAAGTTGGATTAAGGATCAAAAAAGTAAAGAGACAATTGAATagctaaacagtagtgaaacaaaagaggtTGCATATAtactgcagatatactagtggacatttaatctgcagtatataggcatgcaacctctcttgtttcactactgtttagctattcccttgtttctttacttttttgatccttaatccaagtttctacttatttgtttactgtttttgtaacataattatgactggtggaccGGCACATATGTTGCATCAAAAGGAGGACGGGTACCTGACAAGCCATATGTCTGgacacatgccccaactatcagttatgtagctaaaagGGAGGTAGCCATGACACTTCATTTTCATCTACAGTATGCTTTGCCCATTACATAACATTGCAAATAAAGAACAGCATGAGAAACGTCTCAACAATCAAtcatatcaagagtatataatgggaaGGATACTCTTGATCATATTacttatggaaaatacagccacagggaagccgtaTCACGATATAATAtagcatgaattgacaccttcaattgtcagtgaagagaactggaacacaaaggaggacaaaggcaagtccatgatgcatgtatatattgtatgttACCAAAACCAAGCATgtatgtcaagttatgcttggcagggagcatcagtcagtcagacagtcagcataaaattttgttgaatagaaaagttttaaatgccgtagaaacttgttggaagaatTTGGAGTTGACATTTTGGGGCTTGGTGACAAGCTGTCATGAAaggaaattgagactggttttagggtgatattttgaactggaaaagctcaattctgtatgatccctaatatacagtatataatgtATGATGCATtgaaaatgacaacagtgacaCTGCTGATGATTGTCATGTATATGTACGTACGTGCATAGACATGATGTCTTCATATGTAGCTATACCCTATttctcaatgttaataattcacttattcACTTTGATTCATGCAATAACTATCTGCCAAATAAATTGATTTTAGGTTTCTTAGTGCTTTAGAGGTCATTAAGTAATGGATTCTatatgggtgtgagaacatagaaatGATGTTTGTTGCAATTCACTTTCGATAAGAGGCTGATATATGAAGAAATTAGCACCATAAAAactgctattttcaaactgctGATTGACTACCATGCAGGCATCTGTATACAGTAAATATAAGCATTGATTTTCACTGATCTCCATGCATTTTCCATGCTCTGAGCTttatgtaggcccataaattttgaacAAAGTTATCTTTGACATAGTTATATGACTATGTCAATGCAAATTCCAATCATTCTTTCAAACCTAgaattagctaatctcctgaTATTTATGCCCAccataagcacactagctaggactttcacaaaagtgactgctacattagaaatatggagtcaaaagttgactgctttatcagagtaagtgactgctctattagagtaactcaatcttttctcctgtttttaggcttgaactgtttctGTGGAAGACAAACTAATACTTTACACCAATTACACATATATCTCATCCaattaatctggaatattcctcaattcttttcgctaaaatttattcctgagttattgcagcataatggacgCTCTTCTATTCCGTTTGttaaaacttttaatttttcatgattagctATGTTACCTCTAGTGAATaaagatgtaaaaatgtcaccagagaattaaTGAACTTTTATGCCAAATTAAAAATTGATATATTAggaatttcttactttattggctgccattttgaaattaaaaaatgctgaccttgcaggaatctgtgcaaatgtaaacaatgattttcagattctccatgctctaagctttctgaaaatatataggtttgttaatccccataaaatttgaacaaaagtacatagtggaCCTGATTACATGTAGTGATACCAGGTTTAACCAAATAATCACTTTGTGGATACCTAAAGTAGCCTGCAGTGCTAAAATAAATACTTAGAAGAAGTGTAGGTTGAAAATGTATGAGCCATCTGGTGCTGTGGTTGAAATCTGCTGCGTAGAAAATCTTACCCACAAAACACTCCTCACATTGcaaaaacaattatttattgATACCcagtaactgaactatgtaatgctgactcactcaattattTTTCTTTAAAGCAAAGTCTATCCTAACTAAACAAACatgttaaactcaaacccacaatgcaaaactttaagcaactctataaatagtcaaagggaactgatgctttgtaactgcctcagTATCAAAGGCAGGactgtatcatgatattgccctaaccacagggcgatatcatgatattgtcgataattatcatgatatcgccctgtggtgaGGGCAATACATAAAATATAGCCTTgttgtttcctttgatctgaggtgtcataGTGGTATATGTTACTTAAAACGTGCTTTATTTTCCTTTGTGTGAATGTGACACAGCCATAACAACCACAGAGACACGATCATCATTACCTTCACTCATAAAGCTGCCAACAATGTTACCATAGAAATAAATGGCTATGTACACAAATCAATTTTGAAATTGATATTTTCAAATTTACTGCATTAATGCCACACCTCAGACTACACTTATAAGATAACTATACAGAATGTTCATTACTCCAGTGCACTCTCTTTCCTCAGTCATTCACCTCATCCTCCTGTCCCAATACTATATAAGTCAATTCTGGATCTCAAATTGTATCATAACTCTGCATTGACTGCTACAGATTAACCTTCTGCTAATCACGAGTAGGCTCTAGCTTTCTCACTGTCATTGTGGTAATCCAGACACGTACTGTATTAATCACAAACTTTACTTTCTTGTTGATTGCAACTCCAGATTCATTCTTTAAATGAATAAGCATGCACCATGTgctacaaaaaatacagcatgaCAGTGTGGTACAGTATCAAACCAAACATAGCACTCATCAAAAATTTCCATACTGCTCTTGCTGCACTGCTTTTGCCAGTATTTAGATTTGGATGGTTGTGTTGCTCtatcatgataattataatgaaattatgATCATACCGTCTAATGATATTATAACAATACCCATTAACAAGTTATTTTTAGCAATAATAATTTGTTGTTGCTCTAGCAAACTTAGATTACATAATAAGCTATCTGACAATTCAACAAACATGAGTGCTTGCTTGTGCGTAAGACAACAGAAGTTTAACTCTGCTAAAAATGGTCAATCTGTATACTCTTACATTAATTCTGTAATGGTCTAGTTACATAGACAAAACAGATATGTACTGTTTGAAGTAGCTAGTATTGTGTCAGTTTTATTATGCTTGTGGATTTTGTGTAGAAAACTGAATATGCATAAAGCAAATGAAGATAAAATAAAGAAACTGACAACCCAGTCATCACTGGTAAGCATGTATGTTAGAAGTCTGATCATTAATTTCTTCATTATCAATTTCTATTTAACTCTCCAGAACTGAGAATCCAACTATTTACATTGTAGCCAAATGTCAAATGGTTGTTCTATTATATCAGAATTATAtggtacagtaggacctcgattatTTGAATCTCAATTATTCATTATTGCAGATAAatcctcaattatctgaacataagtgactgctctatcaaagTATTTCACCATTAggtgaacattctattaaagtaaatgTATGTtcgtagttgaacagaactttgtatataaatgattggGCTTCTgatcatttatctgaacaaattcacttatctgaacactttgaTGAtttaactggcacacaggtatTCAGATAATAGCGGTTCTACCGTAACTATGTACAATGTGGAATCATAATTTTTTGTCAATATATTAGAGCACAAATGGTGCAATTTTAGTTGAGCAGACTAAGTGATAATTAAAGTGGATCCAAACTTGTGTTGTAATGTATCTAGTGAAAGTATCAGGATCTTTTCAGAAACTGTCACTAATCTGTGTATAGTGCATGTATTAAACTGTACTTGTGTAGTTTATAAGTTCTATACAGCATTTTAAGTGAGTATTATACTGTACGTAGTTCTATAGGTTTGTGTGTACCATACAGTCAATCTGCTGCACCTACGTATATATACGTgcttttgttgtgtgtgtgtgtgtgtgtgtgtgtgtgtgtgtgtgtgtgtgtgtgtgtgtgtgtgtgtgtgtgtgtgtgtgtgtgtgtgtgtgtgtgtgtgtgcgtgtgtgtgtgtgtgactggatATTGGAAAGTAGTTTCACGATATAATGGTTTAAGCCATTATGGTATATAGACAGCACACATATCAAATTTATACCAGATATACATCGATCCATTACCTTGCAGAGCATTCCCAGCACTTGCAGCTACTTGTACAGTTTCACACCAAATAATTGGGTATGTGACAGataagcaaagtagtatcacaagtgctcaaaaAGGGGAGAAGGGGTGGACTTAAAAATGGTTGAGGGCCATGATTGAAGCCCTTCTgactccttagtggctgatattcAGCTGAATCAACACAGAAAACATTTGACCAATTGTTACTATATATAATAATTGTTACCAGTGCACAACTTAAAGAGTATTCGGAAATCACCATTTAGTttgccacaccacccagaaaagatatCAATGACTGTTAAAGCCAGTTCATAATGCCAAGGCTTAATACCAGTAGTATGGTACGTAGTGTATAGTAGATTGGTGatgtttgattttgcctgatttgTGATTTGGATTGGCATTGTATAATCTGGTCACACATATCAAGTAATTTTTAAAAGAAAAATCAATATTGCATTTTCAATGTGTCAGTATTTTCAGAATTCTTACGTTTTAAATTTTTAGCTGGACCATGACAATCACTATGCTGCAATTGGTAGAGAACGGTCAAGCACATGTGAAAGCATTTGCCATCATGAACAAGGAGACATGACTGATGATCATGTTCTACCCAGAATTGATGAAGAATGTATTTCAGTTTTTGATGACTCATTAACAGAAGCAGAAATGTTAGAGTGTATATCTGGTCACAATTCTTTGTCTAGAAGTTGTGAAGTTGTCACTGATTCTGGACTATATTCTGAAAAGGATGATGACCATACCAACAACACTGTACCACATGACCAAgaccataatattatgtcagagAAACATATGGTACATGCATTTGATAATAATTCTGTTCTATCTACATCAAGTAGTAACtctgatgatgacgatgatgaagAGATTACATCACATCCTGACTATTACACTACTGCAGCTCAGAGGACTACATCTACAATCAGTAAAATGTCTGGTGACTGTGAATGTAGCAATGAAGTGGGACAATGTTCTGATCACTGTAGTGTCATTATTCAGCATAGTCTTGCATCTGAGGATGGTGGTGTGGCTTTTAATGACTGATTCTCCTCTATAGTAATACATACCATATAATAGTACAGTAGTTGATGCTCACTGTGTGTTATGTTAGTAGTACAGGCATGTGGTACACAAAACTACAGTAATTCATCTTCATTGTAA from Dysidea avara chromosome 2, odDysAvar1.4, whole genome shotgun sequence includes these protein-coding regions:
- the LOC136247748 gene encoding uncharacterized protein, which encodes MNNGTCTDGVNSFTCNCADGFTGENCSTNIDDCDPNPCMDNGTCTDGVNSFTCNCADGFTGEDCTTNIDDCDPNPCMNNGTCIDGVNSFTCNCVNDFNGTRCETGDISSSTSDSGSSLVIIIIIVAVIAVIMFIGLFVFLLYKFKRKLNMHKANEDKIKKLTTQSSLLDHDNHYAAIGRERSSTCESICHHEQGDMTDDHVLPRIDEECISVFDDSLTEAEMLECISGHNSLSRSCEVVTDSGLYSEKDDDHTNNTVPHDQDHNIMSEKHMVHAFDNNSVLSTSSSNSDDDDDEEITSHPDYYTTAAQRTTSTISKMSGDCECSNEVGQCSDHCSVIIQHSLASEDGGVAFND